The Arachis hypogaea cultivar Tifrunner chromosome 14, arahy.Tifrunner.gnm2.J5K5, whole genome shotgun sequence DNA window CGTAGACTTAATAAACTCACATGAGGTACAGTGAAATCTGGTCACATTTAAGCAACACATATAGATGTGCGGCATCGATTTCCTTCTGCTCTAACTAATAGTCATTTCCCATACCCATTGTAGCTCCTTCCAAGACAAAGATCGGGTATGTTGTTCCCTCGACGGTGAAATATGTGTGCCTGATATTGTCAAACACGTTTTTCTCAATGTGCATCACATCAAAACAGTTCCACGTGCTAAACACATGCCCAACAAATACGTCAACTCCctcaaaaaattcagattttaatccCCCCCCCCCCAGTCTACCGTTATCTCTGTCATATATCCATAGACGATGACTTAGAATCATTTTGAATCACACACCCTAGAATTCAACGAACAAGACAAAATTATTAAAGTTTTTACAAAATCTAGCATAGCATATCCTATAATTAGTATGTTCTGCAAAccaaacaaattttaaaacaaatcgcACGAAATTTCAGTAGAACTTTCCCTTAACTCAAAGAGATCcatcaaataaatataacaattttcataaagaaaacaacTGCAAGCATGTATTAGAATAAACACAAATTCAATAACATATAAAATCCTAATTGTTCTAGTGTGTAATCCCTCATAATTCCATAATTTTTTAGCAAACAAGGGTTTTGAGAAGGTGCCTCTACGCGACCTTCTCCCACTTTTGTTCTAAAACTCTATCGTAAGAAAAGTAAGTCAAACATAAAAGTTAAACAATTGATTACTACAAGAAAATCACTCATTTAGTTACACgtaaaaagtgtagccaaaaattaaaaaaaatgatgcaTTAGgctaaggctacgctttttaggcTTTGGAGACGCTCTAGTGGGGATGCTTATACCAGTGTTGTCTATTCTTAAAGGCTACACTTTTGATGTTTGAGAATATGGTGCACTTTTCAAGTGATACTCTTTAGGACcgaaggctacactttttaacaCTAATGGTTACCAGAATTCAAaagaataggctacacttttgTTTGCTACGGCATCACTTTAGAAATGTAGCAACATTATATACTTATAACTattctatataagtgtagccttaccATAATTTCGAGTATTTATATATCTCACACTAAATTAAGCATACCCATATCAAAATATGCATGAGACCACTTAGAGTTTACTACTAATAaactacaaaaatccaaaatattATATCCTACAAAGGTATCATGTAATAAAAGCCATCATTAATCAATCATATAGATGTTGAAATTGAAGGAGACAGATTTGATGGAGGAGTAACAGGAAGAGAAGTGCATCTTTTCTTAATTACAAACTGCATTACCctattttaatcaataatttgataataaagtaCATAATAAAACTCTATACTCACAACAAAATCTGGGAAAACTAAAAACTACAAACCAAATCCTAACCACAAACTTCATTATCATAATTTAGTCAACAATTTAGTAAAATACCTAACAAAattctaaaatcacaaaaaaaatatgaaaacagtaaaaaaaaaataccaaattcTAGTCACAAACTTCATTAcattaatttaatcaataatttcatAAAGTATTTGCTAAAAAATcctaaactcacataaaaatcttaataaaattaaaaaactaggCCAAACTTACCTTCGATTGTGGCTACAGGATGCTGGAGCAGTGGTGGTTCTGACGGCAGTGACCACCAAGAACAGCAATGGCGTGCCCAGCCTCCCAGTTATGACTAACAGCTTCAGGGGCGACAACATCCAACGACGATGGCACCAGAGGCTCCAGCAGCACCTCCTTCGATGGCGGagcacgagagagagagagagagagagagagagagagagagagagagagagagagagagagagagagagagagagagagagagagagagagagagagagagagagagagagttcgcgtttgaattttataacaCGTTGCCGTCAGAGTACTCCAATGGTAAATTGGTGCAACACAGCGTTTCATTAAATCCATTTCGATGGTGAATTCGCTAGTAACTGTAGTGCGAACAAAATCATATATTTCGCGCGACTAATCATAGTCGGAATTAGCGTCGGAATGTGAAATCTGACagtaaatatttttgaaaaatttaagctACCTTAGATTTGACGCAAAATTTGCCAATAAACTCGACGCTGAATCTGACGATactcaatatttttcttgtagtgattgttGTGTATGTTAACTAAACATTTCATTTAGTCATATCACCTGAATTCTTATAAGGTGGATTCTATGGTGCCTTTCATTGTAGTGTCTAAATTGCTTAACTTACctttataagtaaaaaataaaatatataaaataaaaataaaatatttaaaatttattaaatattatttttttgccttttttaaaaaattagacacCATGTTTTAAGCACCATATTATTCACCTTCTTATAATGCTATTACATTAATGTTGCATGCGCTAAGATAAAAAGATCACtagctttttcaattttaaatgttataaaatcacttacatttaaaaaaaaatttctaatatcatatttcaaaattatttattttaaaaattgaaacgcATAAATAGAAATATATGATTGATATTAAATGAAGaataatacaataatatatattgacAAAGGTTCTAAAACACAAACACTTTCCTGAATTGTTGTCATCGTATTTgcgcatcaaacatattttaaatacaATACTCATCGATATTTGTTTGATATGCAGattttttatattcaattatGTCTTAATAAAAGGAGTGAATATCTAACTTGGCTCTGACAATTATTTCGAAGGGACAATGAGatccttaacaaaaaaaatatatcattttcgatgcttgatttttatttttatgagactgattacccctgtgccaaaaaaataaaacattgacttttttttggcacagagactaatcagtcccataaaaataaaaattaggagTCGAAaagggtattttttttttttattaaaggtcTTGTTatctttcgaagtaattgtcagaGCCGTTTAAGATTTTTCTCTAATAagaataaattctttttttttaacatacTTAGACATAACTAAATATCATGTATTAGCGTATTCAGCCTTATATTCTTTAACATATAATTTTGAAATCActttaaaaatagaatatattattatttgtttaaacaaaaaatattttaaatgacaaaaaagacattaaaaacaattaaaaaatatatttatatttaatatcaataaaatattaaaatattattataatttatctaaaaattaatttatacttgATATATACGTCGTTTCTCCGTATCCGCGTGTTTATATATGTTATGTCATGTTATATATTATCATATTCTATATCTATGTTAGTGTCATACATAATATGACAAAGAAAATTATTCCTCCTTAAATTTGTATTATCCTTGTTATTCATTCCAAAgggaaaaataaatacaaaaaattacaataattaaACTACCCAATAAATATATACCCATATTTTCTCAAAGTTAGTAGTTCCCAAAATTCATATAGCATCTTTGATATATATAAATGAAATACTATCTTCCTTCTTCAATCACTAATTAAGTAATGATTTCATATTAGATGAATAAAGAAGAATAGAATTAGGCCAAAAAGGACTAGGAAATTAGTGAGTAAATGTATGTATACatcatatacttttttttttttcgatcttGGCTATGACTCAGAAGTTCTAATAAACTATTCTTcatgcattcattcattcattcatgcaATAATGTGAATGGTGGAGCCCCATGGCAGAGACCCCTTGATGCTGCAAGAGTGGGTATTGCAGTTGGAACCCAATTGTTGGAACCACcaccatgatgatgatgatgatcatatGGGCTACCCTTAACTACTACAGCTCCATTATTGTTATGATCCATTGCTGATGATTGTTGCTGATAATACAGATGCCTTCCATGTGTTTGATTATATGCCTCACTGCCAAAAACACTTTCATAGCCAAGTCCCTTGATTTCATTGTTATCATTGCCAATAACAGCACCCATTGGAAACACATAACCATtgacatcaccaccaccaccaccacccccaccaTAAACCACAGAGCTTGATCCAGAGCTGTTATTGTTATCCATGGAAGCAGAATGATCCAATGTCATGATACCATGCTGAAAGAAATTGTGGGTACTACCCCCTAGTTGCAAAGGATGAATCTCTTGATGAAAATTGTGAGACACATTGTTTTGATCAGAAGAATCTTGCTCTTGCTTGCACCAGAACctttgtgatgatgatgatgatgatccatAGTTAGCAGGGTAGTGTTGGAATGCAAGGGAAGCAGGCCAACCACCATGATGGGTGGCGGCCGCCGCAGTTACAAAGTTGTTGATTCCATCAGTTAGAGAATGAGAATTGATGTTGTTGCTGTGATCTTCTTGGTGTTGTCTTTGGTGAACACTATTGTCTACATTAATTAGGTCTCCATTGTCCATGTCCTTCAACCTCTTGGCGGCGCCACCAATGGGCAAGGTGCTGCTCTCTAGTATGCTCTTCACATCGTATCTGTTCATGTCGAAGTTTGTAACTGCATTCAAACCTCGGAACTTTATGGCTGCTATGTCATATGCTTCTGCTGCCTCTTCCTGAGTGCCTGCAAAAAACCAACATGTTAAGAGAATTGAAGTAACATAagacatataaaaaattaagtatCTACGTTTGAAATAAGTAGAAATGATTATAGAAATATTCTAAAGTTAATTGGAACATCCGTCCCAAGAATAAAACAAACACTAGAATTTTTATATGTATGTAAATCTTCTAGAATGAATGAATCAAAGAAAAACATTTAGCTTGTATAGAAAAGAAATCATTAGAAAAAgtataagtaattaatttttatttagaaaatactaaattttatatttttaaaattttcattcttttaaaaatttataatttaaaataaacatttttttaaaaagattaatatttactaaaaatattaactacctaatattatttaaaatattagtcaCAAGTTTTATTTTAACCATCAATTATTGCTTTCATTGATTGTATATATAGGTGTACCTAATGAGTCATAATATTTTAGGAGGTGATATAATTCAACGCAATTGAAAGTGAGACACACAGAATTTGTATAATCATGCAtggttctttttcttgttttagtTACTTGGAGGTTTCTTTGcccataattaaaaaatatggtTGGCATGTGCTAGTGAATTATCATACATGCATAGAATAGAGAATAGAAGTGGAATAGAATAGCTAGATGCCTAAATTTACTTACTAAAAGTTCCTAGATAAAGATCTTTGTTGCCTGCAACTCTTCCAATCCGAGCTTGCCATCTACCATGTTGATGATGCCTAcattcatattttaaaatataataatgaaCTCTCTACTAATAACACTGTGATATTTGGATAAGAGCAAGCCTTAACACAGTTTGGGGTAGACAAAAAAGAATACCATTAATTCTTTATATTTTAATACTTCACATATCAATTAAGTTCACtacattaacaaattttaattatgcCGGTTATTATAAATTACATTATACATTATTGCATAGATATATTTTAGATTCTAATAATCAAATGTACCCTGTTACTCCACGATAAATGGATGCACCACGGGAAAATCCACTACTCTTCCTACggtacaaaatattatttatatataattcattattcatatttttgaataaaattaatcaataaCAATAAGGATATATACAATTACAAATACACATACCTTCTCAATGACGCAACATACTCTTGCCTTGTCATGTGCTTCATTTCTTCTAATTCTTTTTCATATTGACTAATCTGAAGttattatcaaaattatattccaacaaaaataaaatataagaaatatataaattatattgcaACATACACAAAACTGTTGTACTTCTATATATTTACGTTCTTAAcaaatatttgataattaaataaatagtgtAAAATGAATATTCGTTTTCCTTGATTACCAATTATATATACGGTAACATAGTTAGCTTGATAAGACAAATAATCTAAATTAGTTTCTTCGATGAGCAAACAAAACCCATCAAAAGAGGAAACTTTTTTCAATATTGCACATTGACACAAATATAGAAAGTGCCCTCTATCTAGTAGTGGATAATAGCTTATATGTTCACAACATTGTTGCATGTTAATCCCAATGCCAATAATGTTTGTTGCCTATAGAGCTTTATTCAACACAAACCCTTAATTGAGGGTAATACTATACAAGGCAGTTAAGAAGagaattaacataaaaaaatgtgcaaaagaaaattaaacttaCCGGaaaatttgttgttgttgtggttccCCAGTATTTTAGGGCTGCTAAATCATAGGCTCTAgctgctttttcttctttgtcataACCTCCTGCAAATAAGCATCaacaaattaatatttaactcaaacagaaaacatggcataattcatttaaaaaacaaaaaaaagaaggggggagggggggggggggctttaattttatttaattttttctactCACCCAGGTAAACTGCAAAAACCATCAATGTTGATGAAGATCATACACCATTGGAGTGGAGAGGGTAATATACAAAGATGAAGAACACACAAGTTAATATAATATttcataaatgaataaataaatgttagttgtttttttttttaaaggacaAAGAGcacaaactaaataaataaaaatattgataagGTCCATGAAGAGATTTGGGAAAATGAAATTAGCagcataattaaaaataaaaataaaaaaaagaaaggaatggtGGGTGATGGTAGCTGATGATGTTACATACCTTGCC harbors:
- the LOC112744292 gene encoding AP2-like ethylene-responsive transcription factor BBM2; protein product: MASMNLLGFSLSPQEQHTTTTHHHQTRFGLFNPTAQDDVTAADDGNCFDLTPSTHAATTLNLPPFPIYQEPFNNHHHLSTHQDWKENNYINQNLLLETSCNNNNNVDNNHHHQQPKLENFLGGHSFADHHHDYGANSSGDYLFQNCSQPEVTAGGGEGSAGGGGGSTNSIGLSMIKTWLRNQPLHHHHHSSENKETMIASSNNTTAPTTQTLSLSMSTGSQSLPLLPPTNNNNVSVAGAGAGGGGGDSYSSSEINSSNNNKQIVVVAGGSSSTGAVENGSIVENNNVTKKSIDTFGQRTSIYRGVTRHRWTGRYEAHLWDNSCRREGQTRKGRQVYLGGYDKEEKAARAYDLAALKYWGTTTTTNFPISQYEKELEEMKHMTRQEYVASLRRKSSGFSRGASIYRGVTGHHQHGRWQARIGRVAGNKDLYLGTFSTQEEAAEAYDIAAIKFRGLNAVTNFDMNRYDVKSILESSTLPIGGAAKRLKDMDNGDLINVDNSVHQRQHQEDHSNNINSHSLTDGINNFVTAAAATHHGGWPASLAFQHYPANYGSSSSSSQRFWCKQEQDSSDQNNVSHNFHQEIHPLQLGGSTHNFFQHGIMTLDHSASMDNNNSSGSSSVVYGGGGGGGGDVNGYVFPMGAVIGNDNNEIKGLGYESVFGSEAYNQTHGRHLYYQQQSSAMDHNNNGAVVVKGSPYDHHHHHGGGSNNWVPTAIPTLAASRGLCHGAPPFTLLHE